Proteins from a genomic interval of Microcoleus sp. bin38.metabat.b11b12b14.051:
- a CDS encoding heavy-metal-associated domain-containing protein: MALKLHVPSIVCSGCGTTITEAIKTVEAEAKVDVDLAAKTVTVEAKASEESIKQAVVASGHTVLEA, from the coding sequence ATGGCACTCAAACTTCATGTTCCGTCGATCGTCTGTTCCGGCTGCGGAACCACTATTACCGAAGCCATCAAAACCGTTGAAGCGGAAGCTAAGGTGGATGTGGATTTAGCCGCCAAGACTGTGACTGTGGAAGCGAAAGCCTCGGAAGAGTCTATTAAACAAGCTGTGGTTGCTTCCGGTCACACAGTCCTCGAAGCCTAA